In a genomic window of Vigna angularis cultivar LongXiaoDou No.4 chromosome 6, ASM1680809v1, whole genome shotgun sequence:
- the LOC108341039 gene encoding uncharacterized protein LOC108341039, which yields MVLDSILSSPRLKSPSFRRQFTKDELGSWSTLVQRHRFLLSALVLLTLLCTVYLYFAVTLGASGTCSGLTGAQKASCHMELVKDSVAKGKLKIL from the coding sequence ATGGTTCTTGACTCCATACTATCTTCTCCTCGACTGAAGTCTCCCTCTTTCAGGAGACAGTTTACAAAGGATGAACTGGGTAGTTGGTCCACACTTGTGCAGAGGCATCGCTTCCTCTTATCTGCTCTTGTTCTGCTAACTCTTCTCTGTACTGTTTATCTTTACTTTGCTGTCACTTTGGGGGCCAGCGGCACCTGTTCTGGGTTGACTGGAGCTCAGAAAGCTTCTTGCCATATGGAACTTGTTAAGGATTCTGTGGCCAAGGGTAAACTGAAAATTCTttga
- the LOC108343055 gene encoding putative 4-hydroxy-4-methyl-2-oxoglutarate aldolase 3 — MTTVPTADLTDANTTHVANGDLRVLHPVFKVYGQVTSFSGPIVTVKVFEDNVLVRELLETKGGGRVLVVDGGGSLRCALLGGNLAQIAHSHGWAGIVVNGCVRDVDEINACGIGVRALASNPLKSNKKGTGEKNVPVYVGGTFIREGEWLYADNDGILISRFELSN; from the coding sequence ATGACTACTGTACCTACTGCTGATCTAACTGATGCAAATACAACACATGTAGCAAATGGTGATTTGAGGGTGCTACATCCGGTGTTCAAGGTTTATGGTCAGGTCACGTCGTTCTCTGGCCCCATTGTAACTGTGAAGGTGTTTGAGGACAACGTGTTGGTGAGGGAACTTCTTGAGACCAAAGGGGGAGGAAGAGTATTGGTCGTTGATGGAGGGGGAAGCTTGAGGTGTGCTTTGCTGGGAGGGAATTTGGCACAGATAGCACATAGCCATGGGTGGGCTGGAATTGTGGTGAATGGATGCGTTAGAGATGTGGATGAGATCAATGCATGTGGCATTGGCGTCAGAGCCTTGGCTTctaatccactcaaatccaacAAAAAAGGCACTGGGGAAAAGAATGTCCCTGTTTACGTTGGGGGAACATTTATTCGGGAAGGAGAATGGTTGTATGCAGACAATGACGGCATCCTCATATCAAGATTTGAGTTGTCAAACTAA
- the LOC108343054 gene encoding GLABROUS1 enhancer-binding protein-like: MAQKQKRPSPLDEPPTASSSDSEEEETQKPSSLRHGNEEEEASSGEDEESSGEEAEDDDLPPPITKTNPPPAPTKPHPESASSDSETESESETESETESTPAKAVKPLATKPMDQAQKPKVLPSPAPPKPAVKRPADNSNAHVAKKKKKSGDSSSSPAASDEEMEEGKKSGDQMKKFQRLWSEEDELAILKGLAEFTSKTGNDPLKFAGGNAFHDFLKKSLHVEVTSNQLKEKARRLKKKYEIAAVRENSADGLIFAKPHDQKTFELSKKVWGSEQDGGVANGAVEKPKANGNAAKSPKKKETGSRNVASAKKTKPEPKQETVPATRMEFKESEKMHIDQKTVNCEVSMFLHALSHFKEGLGVCGLDEEDVKKGLELIGESKRTELRAKWKKLQRTELELFANRSELIGEQTKLIVEALRSSNH; this comes from the coding sequence ATGGCGCAGAAGCAGAAGCGTCCTTCCCCTCTGGATGAGCCACCCACGGCTTCTTCTTCAGATTCCGAGGAAGAAGAAACGCAAAAACCATCTTCTCTGCGGCATGGAAACGAAGAGGAAGAAGCTTCGTcgggagaagatgaagaatccTCTGGAGAAGAGGCAGAAGATGACGATCTTCCACCACCCATCACCAAAACCAACCCTCCACCCGCTCCCACGAAGCCTCATCCCGAATCCGCATCTTCTGATTCCGAAACAGAATCCGAATCAGAGACCGAGTCGGAAACTGAATCCACTCCTGCGAAGGCGGTAAAGCCTCTCGCGACAAAGCCCATGGACCAGGCCCAAAAGCCCAAGGTCCTACCTTCTCCGGCGCCACCCAAACCGGCTGTGAAACGCCCCGCCGATAACAGCAACGCCCACGTCgcgaagaaaaagaagaaatccggcgattcttcttcttcccctgcCGCTTCCGACGAAGAGATGGAGGAAGGGAAGAAGTCCGGCGATCAAATGAAGAAGTTTCAGAGGCTGTGGAGCGAGGAGGACGAACTCGCCATTCTCAAGGGCTTGGCTGAGTTCACCTCCAAAACAGGGAACGATCCTCTTAAGTTTGCGGGTGGCAATGCTTTCCATGATTTCTTGAAGAAGTCGCTGCATGTGGAAGTTACCAGCAACCAGCTGAAGGAGAAGGCTCGGAGACTAAAGAAGAAGTATGAGATCGCTGCAGTGAGAGAGAATAGCGCTGATGGCCTTATATTTGCAAAGCCGCACGATCAGAAAACGTTTGAATTGTCGAAAAAGGTTTGGGGAAGTGAGCAAGATGGTGGAGTGGCCAATGGGGCAGTGGAAAAGCCCAAGGCTAACGGGAATGCTGCTAAGAGTCCGAAGAAGAAGGAAACCGGTAGCAGGAATGTGGCTTCTGCCAAGAAAACTAAACCTGAACCGAAACAGGAGACGGTGCCAGCGACGCGCATGGAGTTCAAGGAATCTGAAAAGATGCATATCGATCAAAAGACTGTTAATTGTGAAGTGAGTATGTTTTTGCATGCATTGTCCCACTTTAAAGAGGGTCTGGGTGTTTGTGGGTTGGACGAGGAGGATGTGAAGAAGGGGTTGGAATTGATTGGTGAATCGAAGAGGACAGAGTTGAGGGCAAAGTGGAAGAAATTACAACGTACTGAATTGGAACTTTTTGCTAATCGCTCAGAACTGATTGGGGAGCAAACTAAATTGATAGTTGAGGCACTTCGGTCGTCCAACCATTAG
- the LOC108342676 gene encoding protein DESIGUAL 2, whose protein sequence is MTKNYGFLICILVMVLDVVAGILGIEAEIAQNKEKHMKVWIFECRYPSYHAFKLGLAAATLLALAHVIAHLLGGCICVSSKQQYRLASANRQLAVAFLIFSWIVVAVGMSMLIIGTLANSRSRKSCAMFSRRFLSIGGIMCFIHGLFTVPYYVSATATRREEEKMKENVSQSVRRT, encoded by the exons ATGACCAAAAACTATGGCTTCCTTATCTGCATACTTGTCATGGTCTTGGATGTTGTTGCTGGCATACTTGGAATTGAGGCAGAAATAGCTCAAAACAAG GAGAAGCACATGAAGGTGTGGATATTTGAGTGTAGGTACCCAAGCTATCATGCTTTCAAGCTAGGTTTGGCAGCTGCCACTCTCTTGGCACTTGCCCATGTAATTGCTCACTTGCTTGGTGGCTGCATCTGTGTTTCGTCCAAACAACAATATCGATTAGCTTCGGCAAACAGGCAATTAGCAGTGGcttttctcattttctcttg GATTGTGGTAGCTGTTGGGATGTCGATGCTGATCATAGGCACATTAGCAAACTCAAGATCAAGAAAATCTTGTGCGATGTTCAGCCGCCGGTTTCTATCCATAGGAGGCATCATGTGTTTCATCCATGGATTGTTCACTGTTCCCTATTACGTTTCTGCAACAGCCACCAGAAGGGAggaagaaaagatgaaagaaaacgTCAGCCAAAGCGTAAGACGCACTTGA
- the LOC108341706 gene encoding uncharacterized protein LOC108341706 has protein sequence MFEAWLSLKKTLQCKPHPNHVHDPNTIRQQKGNQRTKLGNLENSNTKDFIHGSNRHSKNPLSFKGDIEITGPIIDEITLDSSNHETSRRFPCPQSNSSNKTSRRTRRSDTYSRIAYPLDQNEANVFSNTRTLVRMDSDVFSSLTCDKCGEKLKNPVAVEAHNISDHSVIELEEDSSRQIIETICGTSSVYSESMLGEIDCILKVVNIPKTFACFEEYREKVKEKADRQKKKHPRCVADGNELLRFHGTTIACSLGINSCYRLCTLDYCGICQILRHGFSTNKEFKGALGVYTTSTSGKAFESISIMTSHERPFSRKSIIVCRVIAGRICSPLEGIEERGDSLAEKINGHSDVEELYVLNPRALLPCFVVIYKQQTAKFRRVGPSLRIGSF, from the exons ATGTTTGAGGCTTGGCTTTCTCTCAAGAAGACCCTTCAGTGCAAGCCACACCCAAATCATGTTCATGATCCAAACACTATTAGGCAGCAAAAAGGTAATCAGAGAACAAAGTTGGGCAATCTTGAGAATTCAAATACCAAAGATTTCATCCATGGAAGCAACAGGCACTCTAAAAATCCCCTGAGTTTTAAAGGAGACATTGAGATCACTGGTCCTATAATCGACGAAATCACTCTTGATAGCTCAAACCATGAAACTAGTCGACGTTTTCCTTGTCCTCAAAGCAATAGCAGCAATAAAACTTCTCGCAGAACACGAAGGTCAGATACATATTCGAGGATAGCATATCCTCTAGATCAGAATGAAGCAAATGTGTTCTCCAATACAAGGACTTTGGTTCGGATGGATTCTGATGTCTTTTCATCATTGACATGTGATAAATGTGGCGAGAAATTAAAAAACCCTGTTGCTGTAGAAGCACACAATATCTCCGATCATTCAG TGATTGAACTTGAGGAAGATTCCTCGAGACAGATCATAGAAACAATATGTGGAACAAGCTCGGTTTACTCTGAAAGCATGTTGGGTGAGATTGACTGCATCTTAAAGGTTGTGAATATACCAAAAACCTTTGCTTGCTTTGAAGAGTATAGAGAAAAGGTGAAGGAAAAGGCTGacagacaaaagaaaaaacacccTCGTTGTGTGGCTGATGGAAACGAACTTTTAAGGTTCCACGGCACAACAATTGCATGCTCTCTGGGCATAAACAGCTGTTATAGGCTGTGCACTTTAGACTATTGTGGTATATGTCAAATTCTGAGACATGGGTTTTCGACCAACAAGGAATTCAAAGGTGCATTGGGGGTTTACACAACTTCCACGAGTGGGAAAGCCTTTGAATCCATTTCCATAATGACATCCCATGAGAGACCATTTTCGAGAAAGTCCATCATAGTGTGCAGAGTAATAGCTGGGAGAATTTGTAgccctcttgaaggaattgaaGAAAGGGGTGATTCATTGGCAGAAAAGATAAATGGGCATTCAGATGTTGAGGAACTGTATGTGTTAAATCCCAGAGCCCTTCTTCCTTGCTTTGTAGTAATCTACAAACAGCAAACAGCCAAGTTTAGAAGGGTCGGCCCAAGCTTAAGGATAGGTAGCTTTTAA
- the LOC108342652 gene encoding BTB/POZ domain-containing protein At3g22104 yields the protein MEVTPSPSTMSLLCSAAHFMEMECDDGPETPNLKPHIEKFLEGIRFWTWSELVEALKQCQDLFSFKGYLAILDRIMDHLIERLASPGITSPNTCSSNRSSFQFSCDTSSNNSLRNNCSGATWWFEHLLFLKIDLLDKVTRTMLSYDFDHGVVSRFLFYYHNSTCLGALQDEKTETTEVVIDLLLLLDLRSISCKDLFNLNRMAVGLKMSTSFIDKIESLIGPLLDQTTIDYLLLPSPRGRGQAYDVGFVLRLVHKFFFGHSSEVDSNRLKRVAKMMDLFLVEVAPDPHLKPFEFEALITMLPDTARESHDQLYLAMDMYLKVHAGLSDKEKISICCTLNHEKLSAELLRNLTRNLVFPSEAKPRAYVTKQSRMKTLLQENDHLKNFFESVFRKSFKNIEVREDVEKRSYDGEELRGDSEGMQNGSQLKRSGTHIMSNAMYLPKLCS from the exons ATGGAGgtaactccatctccatcaACCATGTCCCTGCTGTGTTCTGCTGCTCATTTCATGGAGATGGAATGTGATGATGGTCCTGAAACACCCAACTTGAAGCCCCACATTGAAAAGTTTCTCGAAGGAATTCGTTTCTGGACTTGGTCTGAGCTCGTTGAAGCATTGAAACAGTGTCAagacttattttcttttaaaggtTATTTGGCCATTCTGGACAGAATTATGGATCACTTGATAGAGAGACTGGCATCACCTGGCATTACCAGTCCAAATACATGTTCCTCCAACAGATCCAGCTTCCAGTTTTCTTGTGATACAAGCAGCAATAACAGCCTCAGAAATAACTGCTCTGGGGCCACATGGTGGTTTGAACATCTTCTGTTCTTGAAGATTGATTTGTTGGACAAGGTCACAAGGACAATGCTATCTTATGATTTTGATCATGGTGTGGTCTCTAGATTCCTGTTCTACTATCACAACTCAACTTGTCTTGGTGCTCTACAGGATGAGAAGACTGAGACTACCGAGGTTGTTATCGATCTTCTTTTGCTGCTAGATTTGAGATCAATTTCTTGCAAGGATTTGTTCAATCTAAATCGAATGGCTGTAGGTTTGAAAATGAGCACAAGTTTCATAGACAAGATAGAAAGTCTTATAGGTCCTCTTCTGGATCAAACAACAATTGATTATCTACTTCTTCCATCTCCACGTGGGAGGGGTCAAGCATATGATGTTGGTTTTGTCCTTAGACTCGTACACAAATTTTTCTTTGGACACAGTTCTGAGGTAGATTCAAATAGACTGAAGAGAGTTGCGAAAATGATGGATTTGTTCCTTGTGGAAGTTGCTCCAGATCCCCATCTCAAACCTTTTGAGTTTGAAGCATTGATTACCATGCTCCCAGATACTGCAAGGGAATCTCATGATCAATTATACCTAGCCATGGACATGTATCTCAAG GTCCATGCAGGATTGAGTGACAAAGAAAAGATAAGTATCTGTTGTACACTGAACCACGAGAAGCTGTCAGCAGAACTTCTGAGAAATCTTACTCGAAACTTGGTGTTTCCTTCAGAGGCAAAACCCAGAGCTTACGTTACTAAACAAAGCAGAATGAAAACCTTGCTCCAGGAAAATGATCACTTGAAAAACTTTTTTGAATCCGTATTTCGTAAAAGCTTCAAGAACATAGAGGTGAGAGAGGATGTTGAAAAGAGAAGCTATGATGGGGAAGAGCTTAGAGGAGATTCAGAAGGAATGCAGAACGGGTCCCAGCTAAAGAGGTCAGGGACTCATATCATGAGCAATGCTATGTACCTGCCAAAACTCTGTTCATGA